Proteins encoded together in one Stutzerimonas stutzeri window:
- the catA gene encoding catechol 1,2-dioxygenase, with amino-acid sequence MTVKISHTNDVQQFFKEASGFNNDAGSSRLKTVINRVLTDTARIIEDLEITQDEFWKAVDYINRLGGRHEAGLLVAGLGLEHYLDLLQDAKDEQEGLVGGTPRTIEGPLYVAGAPIAQGIARMDDGSEDDVATVMFLQGRVFDPSGKPLAGAVVDLWHANTKGNYSYFDKSQSEYNLRRRIVTDENGYYRARSIVPSGYGCSPDGPTQEVLDMLGRHGQRPAHIHFFISAPGHRHLTTQINLAGDKYLWDDFAYATRDGLVGDIRFIDDAEAARARGVQGRFAEVDFDFQLQKAPAPQAEQRSKRPRALQQA; translated from the coding sequence ATGACTGTGAAAATCTCCCACACCAACGACGTGCAGCAGTTCTTCAAGGAAGCCAGCGGCTTCAACAACGACGCGGGTAGCAGCCGCCTGAAGACGGTGATCAACCGCGTCCTGACGGACACCGCAAGGATCATCGAAGACCTGGAAATCACCCAGGACGAGTTCTGGAAGGCGGTGGACTACATCAACCGTCTCGGCGGTCGCCACGAAGCCGGCTTGCTGGTCGCCGGACTCGGACTGGAGCATTACCTCGACCTGCTGCAGGACGCCAAGGACGAACAGGAAGGACTGGTCGGCGGCACCCCGCGCACCATCGAAGGTCCGCTGTACGTCGCCGGCGCGCCAATCGCTCAGGGCATCGCGCGCATGGATGACGGTAGCGAAGACGATGTCGCCACTGTGATGTTCCTGCAAGGCCGTGTCTTCGATCCGAGCGGCAAGCCGTTGGCCGGTGCGGTGGTCGATCTGTGGCACGCCAACACCAAGGGCAATTATTCCTACTTCGACAAGAGCCAGTCCGAGTACAACCTGCGCCGTCGTATCGTCACCGACGAGAACGGCTATTACCGCGCGCGCAGCATCGTGCCGTCCGGCTATGGCTGCTCGCCCGACGGCCCGACCCAGGAAGTGCTGGACATGCTCGGTCGCCACGGCCAGCGCCCGGCGCATATTCATTTCTTCATCTCCGCGCCCGGTCATCGTCACCTGACCACGCAGATCAACCTGGCGGGTGACAAGTACCTCTGGGACGACTTCGCCTACGCCACGCGCGATGGTCTGGTCGGCGACATCCGCTTCATCGACGATGCCGAAGCCGCACGTGCACGGGGCGTGCAGGGTCGTTTCGCCGAAGTGGATTTCGACTTCCAGCTGCAGAAGGCGCCGGCCCCGCAAGCCGAGCAGCGCAGCAAGCGCCCACGCGCGCTCCAGCAAGCCTGA
- a CDS encoding benzoate/H(+) symporter BenE family transporter, with amino-acid sequence MKALMKDFSLSAVVAGFIATVISYAGPLVIIFQAAKAGGMPHEVLSSWVWTISIGSGVLGILLSVRYRVPIIIAWSAPGSALLVSMLPDITLNEAVGAYIVSSVVVLLVGLSGAFDRIINRLPAAIAAGMLAGILFRFGTGLFVSVKEQPWLVLAMFGTYLLFKRALPRYAVLAVLVVGVTITIASGELRSDALVIGLATPVWIAPEFSWQVILNIAFPLVMVALTGQFVPGMAVLRNDGYETPASPLISSSALGSLLLAPFGCHGLNLAAITAAICTGRESHEDPSKRYVAGVSGGVLYLLLGIFGATLVSIFTAFPAALIAALAGLALLAAIGGALSAAMAVPADREAALITFLVTASGMSFLGLSAAFWGLIFGIAAHLLLSLRKPAPAVAVGRKEQPAR; translated from the coding sequence ATGAAAGCTCTGATGAAAGACTTCTCGCTCTCCGCCGTGGTCGCCGGTTTCATCGCGACCGTGATTTCCTACGCCGGTCCGCTGGTGATCATCTTCCAGGCCGCCAAGGCCGGGGGCATGCCGCACGAGGTGCTCTCGTCCTGGGTCTGGACCATCTCCATCGGTAGCGGCGTGCTCGGCATTCTGCTCAGTGTGCGCTACCGGGTTCCCATCATCATCGCCTGGTCGGCACCGGGCTCGGCGCTGCTGGTAAGCATGTTGCCGGATATCACGCTGAACGAGGCGGTCGGCGCCTATATCGTCAGCAGTGTGGTGGTGCTGCTGGTAGGGCTGTCCGGCGCGTTCGACCGGATCATCAATCGCCTGCCGGCCGCCATCGCCGCGGGCATGCTGGCCGGTATCCTGTTCCGTTTCGGTACCGGGCTGTTCGTCTCGGTCAAGGAACAGCCCTGGCTGGTGCTGGCGATGTTCGGCACCTATCTGCTGTTCAAGCGTGCCTTGCCCCGTTACGCCGTGCTCGCCGTGCTGGTGGTCGGTGTGACGATCACCATCGCCTCGGGTGAGTTGCGCAGTGATGCACTGGTCATCGGGCTGGCGACGCCGGTATGGATCGCCCCGGAGTTCAGCTGGCAGGTCATCCTCAATATCGCCTTTCCGCTGGTGATGGTGGCGCTGACTGGACAGTTCGTGCCTGGCATGGCGGTGCTGCGCAACGACGGCTACGAGACGCCGGCCAGTCCGCTGATCAGCAGCAGCGCTCTGGGTTCGCTGCTGCTGGCGCCGTTCGGCTGTCACGGATTGAACCTGGCGGCGATCACGGCGGCGATCTGCACGGGCCGGGAGTCGCACGAGGATCCGTCCAAGCGTTACGTCGCGGGTGTTTCCGGCGGTGTCTTGTATCTGCTGCTGGGCATCTTCGGGGCGACGCTGGTCTCGATCTTCACCGCGTTCCCGGCCGCCTTGATCGCCGCCCTGGCCGGGCTGGCGCTGTTAGCGGCCATAGGCGGGGCATTGAGCGCGGCAATGGCCGTGCCCGCCGACCGTGAGGCGGCCTTGATCACTTTCCTAGTCACCGCCTCGGGAATGTCCTTCCTAGGCCTATCGGCAGCGTTCTGGGGGCTGATCTTTGGCATCGCCGCGCACCTGTTGCTCAGCCTGCGCAAGCCGGCACCAGCAGTGGCGGTCGGTCGCAAGGAACAGCCGGCGCGGTGA
- a CDS encoding OprD family porin, with protein MMQKISISRLTLAAGMTSMITQSFAADGGFVEDATATLQARNYYFSRDFSDIVGANRQSKAEEWGQGFILNFRSGYTLGAVGFGVDAIGQLGIKLDSSRDRIGTGLLPVGSDGRAPDEYSRMGLALKAKVSKTELKVGELQPNLPVLTFSDIRLLPPTYQGASIVSSEFDGLTLQAGRLRSTSLRNEAGDDRMRAMLGRTPQAAFSDAFNYAGGDYAFNDKRTSFGLWYAQLEDIYNQRYIGLKHSEPLGDWTLGANLGYCDSQADGSKLAGNVDNQAFYSLLSAKRGGHTFYIGYQAMYGDSAFPRVFANVTPLGNEVPTYEFAERDERSWQARDDYDFAALGWPSLVATVRYITSDNVSTGMGFEGTAQERDLDIGYTVQSGLLKNVGIRLRNVAARSNYRSDIDENRLILSYTFTLF; from the coding sequence ATGATGCAGAAAATATCTATTTCCCGACTCACCCTGGCCGCTGGCATGACGTCGATGATTACTCAGTCGTTCGCCGCCGACGGAGGTTTCGTCGAGGACGCGACGGCAACACTGCAGGCGCGTAATTACTATTTCAGCCGGGACTTCTCCGACATCGTCGGCGCCAATCGGCAATCGAAGGCGGAGGAGTGGGGGCAGGGGTTCATTCTCAATTTCAGATCGGGCTACACCCTTGGAGCTGTCGGCTTCGGCGTCGATGCTATCGGGCAGCTGGGAATCAAGCTCGACAGCAGCCGTGATCGCATTGGTACCGGCTTGCTCCCGGTTGGGAGCGATGGCCGCGCGCCGGATGAGTACAGCCGCATGGGGTTGGCACTCAAGGCAAAGGTGTCGAAGACCGAACTGAAGGTGGGTGAATTGCAGCCCAATCTGCCAGTGCTGACCTTTAGCGATATTCGGCTGCTTCCGCCCACCTATCAGGGCGCCAGCATTGTCTCCAGCGAATTTGATGGGTTGACGCTGCAGGCCGGCCGTTTGCGCTCGACCAGTCTGCGCAACGAGGCTGGCGACGACCGGATGCGGGCTATGCTGGGTCGAACGCCTCAGGCAGCATTCAGCGATGCCTTCAACTACGCTGGCGGCGATTACGCATTCAATGACAAGCGCACGTCCTTCGGCCTCTGGTATGCGCAGCTCGAGGACATCTATAACCAGCGCTACATAGGCCTGAAGCATAGCGAGCCGCTCGGCGACTGGACCCTGGGCGCCAATCTCGGCTACTGCGATTCACAGGCCGACGGCAGCAAGCTGGCCGGCAACGTGGATAATCAGGCTTTCTACTCGCTGCTGTCGGCGAAGCGAGGCGGGCATACCTTCTATATCGGCTATCAGGCCATGTATGGCGACAGTGCTTTTCCCCGCGTCTTCGCCAACGTCACGCCGTTGGGCAACGAGGTGCCCACCTACGAGTTCGCCGAGCGGGACGAGCGTTCCTGGCAGGCTCGCGACGACTACGATTTCGCCGCGCTCGGTTGGCCCAGTCTGGTTGCGACGGTGCGCTATATCACCAGCGATAACGTAAGCACGGGAATGGGTTTCGAAGGTACGGCGCAGGAGCGCGATCTGGACATTGGCTATACCGTGCAGAGCGGTCTGCTCAAGAATGTGGGTATCCGCCTACGCAACGTAGCGGCGCGCTCGAACTACCGCAGCGATATCGACGAGAACCGTCTGATTCTGAGCTATACGTTCACCTTGTTCTGA